Proteins from one Cyclopterus lumpus isolate fCycLum1 chromosome 11, fCycLum1.pri, whole genome shotgun sequence genomic window:
- the LOC117739233 gene encoding uncharacterized protein LOC117739233 has protein sequence MKSAVKDLEANIKSIEEGFQRHPDPGVGRLLKERRSELSSFLQEKGEGSAGRPPTREMRTHGVISWGCKDPKLRHVLSLRRQAFMFLDSPTQTLEVSFRVKHLDGSYAVYASSGQIKCFECGDVGHKRFSCPHKKQKRAEAPAAAVRGWVHCALVKAYAPLVSTHLVCAYKRNQIASQLHPLQRRTETQSRKEKSRLQNHDRQDLCRPRAVGCPNSRTDNNRRCNNRRCNNRRCNNRRCNHRRCNHRRCNNRRCNNRRCNNRRCNHRRCNNRRCNNRRCNNRRCNHRRCNNRRCNNRRCNNRRCNNRRCNNRYNQRYNNRYNQRYNNRYNHRRCNHQQHQSLHSRRGDDGTPTSVLLLTVLSADLLL, from the exons ATGAAGTCTGCTGTCAAAGACCTGGAAGCCAACATAAAGAGCATCGAGGAAGGCTTCCAGAGACACCCGGATCCCGGTGTGGGTCGActgctgaaggagaggaggtcgGAGTTGAGCTCCTTCCTGCAAGAAAAGGGTGAAGGGAGCGCTG GACGACCACCGACCAGGGAGATGAGGACCCACGGCGTGATCAGTTGGGGCTGTAAGGACCCCAAACTGAGGCACGTGCTGTCTCTGAGACGGCAGGCCTTCATGTTCCTGGACTCGCCGACTCAGACCCTGGAGGTGTCGTTCCGGGTGAAGCACCTGGACGGGTCGTACGCGGTGTACGCGAGCTCGGGGCAGATCAAGTGTTTTGAGTGCGGAGACGTGGGTCACAAGCGCTTCTCGTGTCCGCATAAGAAGCAGAAGAGAGCGGAAGCCCCGGCCGCTGCG GTTCGAGGTTGGGTCCATTGTGCGCTCGTGAAAGCGTACGCACCTTTAGTGTCGACGCATCTCGTCTGCGCGTATAAAAGGAATCAGATCGCTTCACAACTTCATCCACTGCAGCGCAGAACTGAAACTC agagcagaaaagaaaaatcacgaCTGCAGAACCATGATCGCCAAGATTTGTGTCGTCCTCGCGCTGTTGGTTG TCCAAACAGTCGCACAGACAACAACCGTCGCTGCAACAACCGTCGCTGCAACAACCGTCGCTGCAACAACCGTCGCTGCAACCACCGTCGCTGCAACCACCGTCGCTGCAACAACCGTCGCTGCAACAACCGTCGCTGCAACAACCGTCGCTGCAACCACCGTCGCTGCAACAACCGTCGCTGCAACAACCGTCGCTGCAACAACCGTCGCTGCAACCACCGTCGCTGCAACAACCGTCGCTGCAACAACCGTCGCTGCAACAACCGTCGCTGCAACAACCGTCGCTGCAACAACCGCTACAACCAACGCTACAACAACCGCTACAACCAACGCTACAACAACCGCTACAACCACCGCCGCTGCAACCATCAACAACATCAGTCTCTTCACAGTCGTCGTGGCGACGATGGCACACCGACTTCTGTCCTACTGTTGACGGTCCTGAGTGCAGATCTTCTTCTGTAA